The Triticum aestivum cultivar Chinese Spring chromosome 7B, IWGSC CS RefSeq v2.1, whole genome shotgun sequence genome window below encodes:
- the LOC123157205 gene encoding E3 ubiquitin-protein ligase KEG, protein MAASQPADAESFEYMLLEKDPDHYRTVFSGPSQISPWIDPAVLNLKHRIGRGPFGDVWIATHHPRTEDYDRYHEVAVKMLHPVRDDQLQVFSARFDEVFGKCQGLGNVCFLHGISTQNGRLCIAMKFYEGSVGDKMARLKGGRLPLSDVLRYGADLARGVLDLHSRGIFVLNLKPCNFLLDDHDHAVLGDFGIPSLLFGLSLPNPELIQRLGTPNYMAPEQWQPNIRGPISYETDSWGFACSILEMFTGVQPWRGKSPDEIYQLVVLKKEKPIFPYNLPAEVENVLPSCFEYDFRDRPLMSDILQAFESAKDVDYDNNGWDSSENPRAVAPSHTNWSHFKDKLQVGDKVRSRKVKNSCTPETMEIPDGTIVGMEDGERDSNILVRVHAIHDPLKVRSSTVERVTYGFAAGYWVRLREEDKKRSEVGILHSIDRNGTVYVGLIGMDTLWKGEYSDLQMAEAYCVGQFVRLRTNTSSPRFEWQRKRGGVFATGRISQILSNGCLVVTFPGKLSLGEVCSCLADPSEVEVVSFDKCEGVVKKYEHLEDFHWAVRPLFIAIGFFTAMKLGVFVGKSITRPRSRKVASVSDQGADPQKVQQQEVHNSVGTAWLPPPVANMLFRDGPAPSG, encoded by the exons ATGGCAGCCTCCCAGCCGGCCGACGCCGAATCGTTCGAGTACATGCTGCTGGAGAAGGACCCCGATCACTACCGGACGGTCTTCTCCGGCCCGAGCCAGATAAGCCCGTGGATCGACCCGGCGGTGCTGAATCTGAAGCACCGGATAGGGCGAGGCCCCTTTGGGGACGTCTGGATAGCCACGCACCACCCGAGGACGGAGGACTATGACCGGTACCACGAGGTCGCTGTGAAGATGCTGCACCCGGTCAGGGACGACCAGCTGCAGGTGTTCTCGGCGAGGTTCGACGAGGTGTTCGGCAAGTGCCAGGGCCTGGGCAATGTCTGCTTCCTACATGGCATCTCGACGCAGAATGGGAGG CTTTGCATAGCGATGAAGTTTTACGAAGGATCCGTCGGGGACAAGATGGCTCGGCTTAAAGGTGGAAGGCTCCCTTTGTCAGATGTTTTAAG ATACGGCGCCGATTTGGCGCGTGGTGTGCTAGACCTACACTCCAGGGGAATATTTGTTCTTAATCTCAAACCTTGCAATTTTCTCCTTGATGACCATGACCATGCTGTGCTGGGGGATTTTGGGATTCCATCCTTGCTGTTTGGACTGTCGCTGCCAAACCCAGAGCTTATCCAAAGACTTGGAACTCCAAATTACATGGCCCCAGAGCAGTGGCAACCAAACATCAGAGGTCCAATTAGTTACGAGACAGATTCATGGGGCTTTGCCTGCAGCATTCTTGAGATGTTCACTGGCGTTCAGCCTTGGCGTGGCAAATCACCAGACGAGATTTATCAGTTGGTTGTCCTGAAGAAAGAGAAACCGATATTCCCGTACAACTTACCTGCAGAGGTTGAGAATGTCCTTCCTAGCTGCTTCGAGTATGACTTTCGGGATCGCCCCTTGATGTCAGATATCTTACAAGCATTTGAAAG TGCTAAAGATGTGGATTATGACAACAATGGCTGGGACAGTTCTGAAAACCCAAGGGCAGTAGCACCAAGTCACACTAACTGGTCACACTTCAAGGATAAGCTGCAAGTTGGGGACAAGGTCCGCTCGAGAAAGGTTAAAAACTCTTGTACTCCTGAAACAATGGAAATCCCTGATGGGACCATAGTTGGCATGGAGGATGGAGAACGTGATAGCAACATTCTTGTACGAGTCCATGCAATACATGACCCTTTGAAGGTCCGTTCCTCGACAGTGGAGAGGGTGACCTATGGTTTCGCTGCCGGATACTGGGTAAGGCTCAGGGAGGAAGACAAGAAGCGGTCTGAGGTCGGAATTCTTCATAGCATCGACCGCAATGGCACCGTGTATGTTGGTTTGATAGGAATGGACACCCTCTGGAAGGGGGAATATTCAGATCTGCAAATGGCCGAAGCCTACTGTGTGGGACAATTTGTGAGGCTGAGAACCAACACTTCAAGCCCGCGGTTCGAATGGCAGCGAAAGAGAGGCGGGGTGTTTGCCACAGGCCGTATTTCACAGATACTCTCGAATGGATGCCTTGTTGTGACCTTCCCTGGCAAGTTGAGCCTTGGCGAAGTGTGCAGCTGCTTGGCCGACCCTTCTGAGGTGGAGGTGGTGAGCTTCGACAAGTGCGAGGGGGTTGTGAAGAAGTATGAGCACCTCGAGGACTTCCATTGGGCGGTAAGACCTCTGTTCATCGCCATAGGTTTCTTTACTGCTATGAAGCTAGGTGTGTTCGTCGGGAAGAGCATCACAAGGCCAAGGAGTCGAAAGGTCGCCAGCGTCTCCGATCAGGGTGCCGATCCTCAGAAAGTTCAGCAGCAAGAAGTGCACAACAGTGTCGGCACGGCATGGCTCCCTCCACCCGTCGCAAACATGCTTTTCAGGGACGGTCCTGCGCCTTCTGGGTAA